Proteins encoded by one window of Desulfovibrio ferrophilus:
- a CDS encoding FG-GAP repeat domain-containing protein, producing the protein MACFRILAAVFTALILMTPMSVRAQEPAKSFAVTPFTINGPDKYAYLSRGIQDMMISRLTWEDHFQHIGKDKLETTTAPTSDSQAVAARSSVGSDYLVWGSVTIMGDQCSVDVRTTGPDGSTWPASDQTSISGLIPSLEKTAKAISARVFKRPEPEAQADSEQINRMNPDLIHNETSPTQEFYINPQFRYQGGTDSPGRWRSPSLPFVSRGMIVGDPDGDGVNELIFISKHAVYVYRVADEKFVKLDEVRPGGRTELLNISLLDINHDGKQEIIISGYYSEKADSFILNFENDKLVVTEAHLPLFLRVAKLPPLFQPTLVGQKVTETNVLVGDVYEVTKIGGKFTLGTRVPLPEDSNVFNFTYLPTKGDEYKVLQVNNEDRIEVYTPRFDLQTVTYDQYAGSAIGFEIPDTIKGFSTNKDQFTNWYYIPLRLIISDLDGDGVNEILVNKNISTAAQFFKSYRFFPNGEIHSLFWDGVGMSLAWKTRRIKGSVVDYGLGDLNNDGVQDMYVCLNTHPGATGIKARRTTVTAYPLDMSKTNTKLDREAE; encoded by the coding sequence ATGGCTTGTTTCCGCATCCTGGCCGCGGTTTTCACGGCTCTCATCCTGATGACCCCCATGAGTGTCCGGGCCCAGGAGCCCGCCAAATCCTTTGCCGTCACGCCGTTTACCATCAACGGCCCGGACAAGTACGCCTACCTGTCCCGCGGTATTCAGGACATGATGATTTCCAGGCTGACCTGGGAGGATCACTTCCAGCATATCGGCAAGGACAAGCTGGAAACCACCACGGCTCCGACCTCCGACAGCCAGGCCGTGGCCGCCCGCTCCAGCGTGGGCAGCGACTATCTGGTCTGGGGCAGCGTAACCATCATGGGCGACCAGTGCAGCGTGGATGTGCGCACCACCGGACCTGACGGTAGCACCTGGCCCGCAAGCGACCAGACCTCCATCAGTGGCTTGATCCCCAGCCTGGAAAAGACCGCCAAGGCCATCAGCGCCAGGGTCTTCAAACGCCCCGAGCCCGAAGCCCAGGCCGATTCCGAACAGATCAACCGCATGAATCCGGACCTGATCCATAACGAGACCAGTCCGACCCAGGAATTCTACATCAACCCGCAGTTCCGCTACCAGGGTGGCACCGACTCTCCTGGCCGCTGGCGCAGCCCGTCCCTGCCCTTTGTCTCGCGCGGCATGATCGTGGGCGACCCTGACGGCGACGGCGTGAACGAGTTGATCTTCATCTCCAAGCATGCGGTCTATGTTTACCGCGTGGCCGACGAAAAATTCGTGAAGCTTGACGAAGTCAGACCCGGAGGCCGGACCGAGTTGCTGAATATCAGCCTGCTGGACATCAATCATGATGGCAAGCAGGAGATCATCATCTCCGGTTACTACAGCGAGAAGGCCGATTCCTTTATCCTGAATTTCGAAAACGACAAGCTTGTCGTCACCGAAGCCCATCTTCCGCTGTTCCTGCGTGTTGCCAAGCTGCCACCCCTGTTCCAGCCCACACTGGTGGGACAGAAGGTCACCGAGACCAACGTCCTGGTGGGTGATGTGTACGAAGTCACCAAGATCGGCGGCAAGTTCACTCTGGGTACCCGCGTGCCCCTGCCCGAAGACTCCAATGTCTTCAACTTCACCTATCTGCCCACCAAGGGTGATGAGTACAAGGTGCTGCAGGTCAACAACGAGGACCGCATCGAAGTCTACACCCCGCGTTTCGACCTCCAGACTGTGACCTACGATCAATATGCCGGATCTGCCATCGGCTTCGAGATCCCTGACACCATCAAGGGCTTCAGCACCAACAAGGACCAGTTCACCAACTGGTACTACATCCCGCTGCGCCTGATCATCAGCGACCTGGATGGCGACGGCGTGAATGAGATTCTGGTCAACAAGAATATCTCCACCGCAGCCCAATTCTTCAAGAGCTATCGCTTCTTCCCCAACGGCGAAATTCACTCCCTGTTCTGGGATGGCGTGGGCATGTCCCTGGCCTGGAAGACCCGCCGCATCAAGGGCAGCGTGGTTGACTACGGTCTGGGTGACCTCAATAACGATGGCGTGCAAGACATGTACGTCTGTCTGAATACGCACCCCGG
- a CDS encoding RsmB/NOP family class I SAM-dependent RNA methyltransferase: protein MNDSAIHQGRTFRLACLPQEADLADELLRAQGYSWASEPFSPLARRVVDEPVPLGSSLAASFGLIYIQDKSSMLPPLLLNPTPGQPVLDMCASPGGKTSLLGLLAGREGFVLGNEPNRSRLETLRRNLHRMNSVCSATCCESGEKMPLVSESWPAILLDPPCSGWGTVDKNPGVMTIWREEKTEPLVRLQRELLAHAADLLVPGGVLMYSTCTTNPRENEEQARYAMDELGLVLDPITPPEGFGADPTSIPGTEGVFRVDGQASGSQGFFLSRFIKPGNPDDAVRPETAELPGRALSSAEQQACAEAGVQAETLPPGLMMRFKDNVFFVHDHARALLPAALRWQGYLLGKFTGPRFRPHPRVRALLPTSGAPVLDTSEVAEIERLLSGQSLPAPGKGKFAVLAFKGAPLARLTIKGARVLWSDR, encoded by the coding sequence ATGAACGATTCTGCAATACATCAAGGGCGGACATTCCGCTTGGCCTGTCTGCCACAAGAGGCCGATCTGGCAGACGAATTGCTCAGGGCTCAGGGCTATTCCTGGGCCTCCGAGCCGTTTTCGCCTCTGGCCCGGCGTGTGGTTGACGAGCCTGTTCCCTTGGGCTCCAGCCTGGCGGCCTCCTTTGGCCTGATTTATATTCAGGACAAGTCCTCCATGCTGCCCCCGCTGCTGTTGAACCCGACTCCCGGGCAGCCGGTATTGGACATGTGTGCCAGCCCTGGTGGCAAGACCAGTCTGCTGGGCCTGCTTGCCGGACGCGAGGGGTTTGTGCTGGGCAATGAGCCCAACCGTTCCCGCCTGGAAACCCTTCGTCGCAACCTGCATCGCATGAATTCCGTTTGCAGTGCCACTTGCTGTGAATCAGGCGAGAAGATGCCTCTGGTGTCTGAATCATGGCCCGCCATCCTGCTGGACCCTCCCTGCTCGGGCTGGGGCACGGTGGACAAGAATCCGGGCGTGATGACCATCTGGCGTGAAGAAAAAACCGAGCCCCTGGTCCGTCTGCAGCGCGAGCTTCTGGCTCATGCCGCCGACTTATTGGTCCCCGGCGGTGTGCTGATGTATTCCACCTGCACCACCAATCCGCGTGAGAACGAGGAACAGGCCCGTTACGCCATGGATGAACTGGGGCTTGTGCTCGATCCCATCACCCCGCCCGAAGGCTTTGGCGCCGATCCCACAAGTATTCCCGGCACCGAGGGCGTGTTCCGGGTGGATGGTCAGGCCTCAGGCAGTCAGGGATTTTTCCTGTCCCGCTTCATCAAGCCGGGCAATCCCGATGATGCCGTCCGTCCAGAAACCGCAGAGCTTCCGGGCCGTGCCCTGTCCAGCGCCGAGCAACAGGCTTGTGCCGAGGCTGGGGTTCAGGCCGAAACTCTGCCCCCGGGCCTGATGATGCGCTTCAAGGACAACGTCTTTTTCGTGCACGACCACGCCCGAGCCCTGTTGCCTGCGGCCTTGCGCTGGCAGGGCTATCTGCTGGGTAAATTCACGGGACCCCGCTTCCGCCCCCATCCCCGCGTGCGCGCTCTGCTGCCCACCTCAGGCGCTCCGGTGCTCGATACCTCCGAGGTGGCCGAGATCGAACGCTTGTTATCTGGGCAGAGCCTTCCTGCACCGGGCAAGGGCAAATTCGCGGTATTAGCGTTCAAAGGCGCTCCACTCGCTCGTCTCACCATCAAGGGGGCCCGCGTCCTGTGGTCGGATCGCTGA